CATGCTGATTGTGCATCAGTTCCTGCGTAATAATTTCCCTGGGCCATGGTGACGTAAAGGATGCCTGTTCCACCTGCATAACACCATCCAAATCTGAGAAGTCCATCTCCCGAATAACCAACTCACCCATTGCTTTCTTTATCCTTTTGTGCTTTCAGCCAGTTTGCTTCTGCTTCGGCCAGTCGTAAATAATTCGGTGTAAGTGTATGGGTATTATCCGAGCTTTTATGCATTCCGGTTAACGCCAAATGGGACGGATCCGCTGTATGAAACGATCCGTCCGGAACAATCGCCCTGTCCCCCAAATAGTGTTTAATGGAATCACGATGCATGTTTATATCCGGACTTAAAAATAGAACATCCTTCCGAGAATCTGCTAATTGTCCCAGCCAATCGGTCATCAGTACATTTTTTTCCTCACTTACTGATTCAAGACTTCCGTTCTTCCATTGATACAACCCCGTAAAAACCAAACCGCGCCGGGCATCGAAAAAAGGACATACGCAGGCTTCAGAAAACCTGCCCTGATAGGCAAGCACCTCAAGACTTGATACGCCAACAACCGGAATATCCAGCGACCATGCCATTG
The genomic region above belongs to Virgibacillus doumboii and contains:
- the tsaB gene encoding tRNA (adenosine(37)-N6)-threonylcarbamoyltransferase complex dimerization subunit type 1 TsaB, whose translation is MNILAMDTSNQLLGIAIHKENQLIGKVVTNVKKNHSVRLMPAIDQLMREVNMAPDELDKIVVAKGPGSYTGVRIGLTTAKSMAWSLDIPVVGVSSLEVLAYQGRFSEACVCPFFDARRGLVFTGLYQWKNGSLESVSEEKNVLMTDWLGQLADSRKDVLFLSPDINMHRDSIKHYLGDRAIVPDGSFHTADPSHLALTGMHKSSDNTHTLTPNYLRLAEAEANWLKAQKDKESNG